The following coding sequences lie in one Arachis stenosperma cultivar V10309 chromosome 5, arast.V10309.gnm1.PFL2, whole genome shotgun sequence genomic window:
- the LOC130980372 gene encoding uncharacterized protein LOC130980372 has translation MGTISQDHAKLDSDTIADAIRPLVEADPSIKVKSVIAEVQGRFNYTVSYRKAWLAKQKVVAKVFGDWEVSYQTLPVWLKAMTVKMPRSRVQIKTLPVYRESEEVQGVRVLHCIFWSFYPCIVAFRHCKPLVQVNGTHLYGKYKGALLVAVAQDGNQNIVPIAFAIVEGETADAWEFFLTNLRRYVVTIDGVGIISDCHTSIDAAIARSNGAWSPPRAWHMYCIRHIGSNFLRRFKAPYLHKLVVNTGYSRTEQEYNKNYQRLKERGEAYTQWCDEIGVERWVLAFDSGHRWGHMTTNLVECINYVLKSARNLPVTALVRSTFYRRNELFTRKSTEAHDRLRNGFTYSEFATKRVEESFRRAGNIVVNRFDRRNEMFEVREMQDGTIYTVNLAQRHCDCGHFQVERLPCRHVHACCAN, from the exons ATGGGCACGATTTCACAAGATCATGCCAAGTTAGACTCAGACACAATTGCAGATGCCATTAGGCCGTTGGTCGAAGCAGACCCCTCGATAAAGGTGAAGTCCGTTATTGCAGAAGTTCAAGGCAGGTTCAACTACACTGTGAGTTACCGCAAGGCTTGGTTGGCAAAGCAGAAAGTTGTCGCAAAAGTTTTTGGTGATTGGGAAGTTTCTTACCAGACTCTGCCAGTGTGGTTGAAAGCAATGACAGTGAAGATGCCAAGGTCTCGTGTTCAAATTAAAACGCTCCCCGTTTACCGTGAGAGTGAGGAGGTTCAAGGTGTAAGAGTTCTGCACTGCATTTTTTGGAGCTTCTATCCGTGTATTGTAGCATTCAGACACTGCAAGCCACTGGTGCAGGTTAATGGCACGCACCTGTACGGAAAATATAAAGGTGCACTTCTGGTAGCTGTTGCACAGGATGGGAATCAAAACATTGTGCCTATTGCATTTGCGATTGTCGAGGGCGAGACAGCAGACGCGTGGGAGTTTTTCCTAACCAATTTGCGGAGATATGTTGTTACCATTGATGGTGTGGGTATTATTTCTGACTGCCATACCTCCATCGACGCTGCAATAGCTCGTAGTAACGGTGCATGGTCACCACCAAGGGCGTGGCACATGTACTGCATCAGGCACATCGGGTCCAACTTCTTAAGGAGGTTCAAGGCTCCATATTTGCATAAACTCGTGGTCAACACAG GCTATTCTAGGACGGAGCAGGAGTACAACAAAAACTACCAAAGACTTAAAGAGCGGGGTGAGGCATATACTCAATGGTGCGATGAGATTGGTGTTGAGAGATGGGTGTTGGCATTTGATAGTGGTCATCGTTGGGGACATATGACAACAAACTTGGTAGAGTGTATAAATTATGTCCTGAAGAGTGCACGCAACCTTCCTGTGACTGCCCTTGTCCGGTCAACTTTCTATCGGCGGAATGAGTTGTTCACTCGGAAGAGCACTGAGGCTCATGACCGTCTCCGCAACGGATTCACGTATTCAGAATTTGCAACGAAGAGAGTTGAAGAAAGCTTCCGACGTGCAGGAAACATTGTGGTCAACAGGTTCGACAGGCGCAACGAGATGTTTGAGGTCCGCGAAATGCAAGATGGTACCATTTACACTGTTAATCTTGCGCAACGACACTGCGACTGTGGCCACTTCCAGGTTGAGCGACTTCCATGTCGCCACGTGCATGCATGTTGCGCCAACTAG
- the LOC130979197 gene encoding serine/threonine-protein phosphatase 7 long form homolog yields the protein MDGPLILLFVWTWERMPLLAPIPRDQLGDVGISLARRWSHWRRHTRYIRRPTAHFRRGLDDMGVDDFIWRPYIAVEIPDVVAAQLFMCSTQLPLVSFECIEWHPTDRVRRQFGMQQLPPGPAFDLGRDHCIGLRGAQNHDWEQFTVDGLTGGGPTAITHCS from the exons ATGGATGGCCCCCTGATATTGCTTTTTGTTTGGACGTGGGAGCGTATGCCGCTCCTGGCACCTATACCCCGCGATCAGCTCGGCGATGTTGGTATTTCACTTGCGCGACG GTGGAGTCATTGGCGCCGACATACAAGGTATATACGACGGCCTACCGCGCACTTTAGGCGAGGACTCGACGACATGGGAGTTGACGAT TTTATATGGCGGCCGTATATAGCTGTCGAGATTCCGGATGTCGTCGCTGCCCAGTTGTTTATGTGCTCCACCCAGTTGCCGCTAGTGTCATTCGAGTGCATAGAATGGCACCCAACAGACCGAGTTAGGCGACAGTTCGGGATGCAACAGCTTCCACCAGGCCCAGCGTTCGACCTTGGTCGTGATCATTGTATTGGGTTGAGAGGAGCACAGAACCATGATTGGGAACAATTTACAGTCGATGGGTTGACAGGTGGAGGACCGACCGCTATAACACATTGTAGTTAG